A section of the Streptomyces sp. CG1 genome encodes:
- a CDS encoding TrmO family methyltransferase: MPPDPVAGLDVVYHFNRVPVVKIETGARHLHGNTDWPKVAIFAQRSKNRTHRPGVSRCRLIKVDGLDLHVQGLDAVDGTPVLGHQCPSRTTRSARP; encoded by the coding sequence TTGCCCCCCGACCCGGTGGCCGGCCTGGACGTCGTCTACCACTTCAACCGAGTCCCGGTTGTGAAGATCGAGACCGGAGCCCGCCACCTGCACGGCAACACGGACTGGCCCAAGGTCGCCATCTTCGCCCAGCGCAGCAAGAACCGCACCCACCGGCCAGGCGTCTCCCGTTGCCGCCTGATCAAAGTCGACGGACTCGATCTGCACGTCCAGGGCCTGGACGCGGTGGACGGCACCCCCGTCCTCGGCCACCAGTGCCCGTCGCGGACGACGAGATCGGCGCGGCCCTGA
- a CDS encoding VOC family protein: MASIKRFQVTFDCAEPERVARFWAEVLGYVVPPPPEGFATWDDFDRTLPPEHQGPAFASCADPSGVGPRLYFQRVPEGKVVKNRVHLDVRVGAGLVGEERVAALEAECARLVALGAVRVRLLLADGVNESCLLMQDIEGNEFCLD, translated from the coding sequence ATGGCGTCGATCAAGCGGTTCCAAGTGACCTTCGACTGCGCAGAACCTGAGCGCGTCGCTCGTTTCTGGGCCGAGGTGTTGGGGTACGTCGTACCGCCGCCACCAGAGGGGTTTGCTACTTGGGACGATTTCGATCGCACACTGCCGCCTGAGCATCAGGGTCCAGCGTTCGCATCATGCGCTGATCCCTCAGGTGTGGGCCCGCGACTGTACTTCCAGCGCGTTCCCGAAGGCAAGGTCGTCAAGAATCGGGTGCATCTCGACGTGCGGGTCGGCGCCGGGCTCGTGGGTGAGGAGCGCGTGGCCGCACTTGAGGCCGAATGCGCACGACTGGTCGCGCTCGGCGCGGTACGCGTGCGACTACTGCTTGCCGATGGCGTCAACGAGTCGTGCCTCTTGATGCAGGACATCGAGGGCAACGAGTTCTGTCTCGACTGA
- a CDS encoding anti-sigma factor, which yields MNTDHDAVRMALGGYVLGALSPAEMEQVRVHLATCDACRAEHEQLAGLPALLAMVSAAEAAGQTVPAGNEDPADRLVRRAAESAQGAAQAPPSMSAAPQAPEAGLIDRVLQQAAARRRRTWRLQLAGAAASLMLVAAAAVGGTWLVAGTSVTSEGKQPGPAAPTPSRTFSGNDSTTGVIASVKVFPSAWGSVVQVSAHGAPAGVICRLQAIGPGGTRADAATWRAGEYPPGTKIAGAVPMAPGAIDHFEIIAGNGQRLVTIQA from the coding sequence ATGAACACGGACCACGACGCCGTGCGGATGGCGCTGGGAGGGTACGTCCTGGGCGCGCTGTCCCCGGCCGAAATGGAACAGGTGCGCGTCCACCTGGCGACCTGCGACGCATGCCGGGCGGAGCACGAGCAGCTGGCCGGTCTGCCGGCGCTGCTCGCGATGGTCTCAGCGGCCGAAGCGGCAGGCCAGACCGTACCCGCCGGTAACGAGGACCCGGCCGACCGCCTGGTGCGGCGGGCAGCTGAGAGCGCACAGGGAGCAGCGCAGGCACCGCCCAGCATGTCCGCGGCACCTCAGGCCCCCGAGGCAGGGCTGATCGACAGGGTGCTCCAGCAGGCCGCGGCCAGGCGCCGCAGGACCTGGCGGTTGCAACTGGCAGGCGCGGCCGCTTCCCTGATGCTGGTCGCGGCGGCGGCAGTCGGCGGCACCTGGCTGGTCGCCGGCACATCCGTGACAAGTGAGGGCAAGCAGCCCGGACCTGCAGCGCCGACTCCGTCGCGCACCTTCTCCGGAAACGATTCCACCACCGGCGTCATCGCCTCGGTAAAGGTCTTCCCCTCGGCCTGGGGCAGCGTCGTGCAGGTCTCGGCCCATGGTGCGCCGGCCGGCGTGATCTGCCGATTGCAGGCCATCGGGCCCGGCGGGACCAGGGCGGACGCCGCTACCTGGCGGGCCGGCGAGTACCCGCCGGGAACGAAGATCGCAGGGGCGGTCCCCATGGCTCCGGGAGCCATTGACCACTTCGAGATCATCGCCGGGAACGGCCAGAGGCTGGTCACGATCCAGGCGTGA
- a CDS encoding NRAMP family divalent metal transporter — MTIVTETTEATGTPRTAVLDDAHVGDIRGALGTIKLDDTAPRTGLSAKLKTLLAIVGPGLIVMVGDNDAGAFATYGQAGQNYGTHLLWTLLLLVPVLYVNQEMVLRLGAVTGVGHARLILERFGKFWGAFSVIDLFLLNALTLVTEFIGITLAAGYLGLPKVASVVLAAAIIIASAFTGSFQRFERVAMTLCAASLLLVPIYFMVHPHASQMARDFVVPNMPGGTGQLSTVMLLIIGIVGTTVAPWQLFFQQSYVIDKRITPRFMKYEKADLWIGIVVVVIGAAAMMGFTTAAFAGTHGFGQFTDTAGVAHGLEAKAGKLTGVLFAIALLDASIIGAFAVSLSTAYAIGDVLGMKHSLHRGVGGAKGFYAVYAGLVAAAAAIVLIPGSPLGLLTEGVQTLAGVLLPSASVFLLLLCNDKAVLGPWVNGPKTNAFTSVVVGVLVTLSIILTASVLFPDISAGAILDVMAACGIVGVLAAGYSFTRRRTGTKEDPIDRTGKDEWRMPPLQTLTRPTMSTARKIGMGALRTYLLIAMILVVIKIVQIALAN, encoded by the coding sequence ATGACCATCGTGACTGAGACGACCGAGGCGACCGGGACCCCGCGCACCGCCGTCCTCGACGACGCCCACGTGGGCGACATCCGCGGTGCCCTCGGCACCATCAAGCTCGACGACACCGCACCCCGCACCGGCCTGTCCGCCAAGCTCAAGACGCTCCTCGCCATAGTCGGGCCCGGCCTGATCGTGATGGTGGGCGACAACGACGCAGGAGCCTTCGCCACCTACGGCCAGGCCGGCCAGAACTACGGCACCCATCTGCTGTGGACCCTGCTCCTGCTGGTTCCGGTGCTGTACGTGAACCAGGAGATGGTGCTGCGCCTCGGTGCCGTCACCGGCGTGGGCCACGCCCGTCTGATCCTGGAGCGGTTCGGGAAGTTCTGGGGCGCGTTCAGCGTGATCGACCTGTTCCTGCTCAACGCCCTGACCCTGGTGACGGAGTTCATCGGCATCACCCTGGCCGCCGGATACCTGGGCCTGCCGAAGGTGGCGTCCGTGGTGCTCGCTGCGGCGATCATCATCGCGTCGGCGTTCACGGGATCGTTCCAGCGGTTCGAGCGGGTGGCGATGACGCTGTGCGCGGCGTCGCTGCTGCTGGTGCCGATCTACTTCATGGTCCACCCGCACGCCTCGCAGATGGCACGCGACTTCGTCGTCCCGAACATGCCCGGCGGTACTGGCCAGTTGTCCACGGTGATGCTGTTGATCATCGGCATTGTCGGCACCACGGTCGCCCCCTGGCAGCTGTTCTTCCAGCAGTCGTACGTCATCGACAAGCGGATCACCCCTCGCTTCATGAAGTACGAGAAGGCCGACCTCTGGATCGGCATCGTCGTGGTCGTCATCGGTGCCGCCGCCATGATGGGCTTCACCACCGCGGCCTTCGCCGGTACGCACGGCTTCGGCCAGTTCACCGACACGGCCGGGGTCGCCCACGGGCTGGAGGCAAAGGCGGGCAAGCTCACGGGCGTGCTGTTCGCCATCGCGTTGCTGGACGCCTCGATCATCGGCGCCTTCGCAGTGTCCCTGTCCACCGCCTACGCCATCGGTGACGTGCTGGGCATGAAGCACTCTCTGCACCGTGGGGTCGGCGGCGCGAAGGGCTTCTACGCCGTCTACGCCGGTCTGGTCGCGGCGGCTGCCGCCATCGTGCTGATCCCGGGCTCGCCGCTCGGCCTGCTGACCGAGGGCGTCCAGACGCTGGCCGGGGTGCTGCTGCCGTCCGCGTCGGTGTTCCTGCTGCTGCTGTGCAACGACAAGGCCGTGCTCGGCCCGTGGGTGAACGGCCCGAAGACCAACGCGTTCACCTCGGTCGTGGTCGGAGTGCTGGTCACGCTGTCGATCATCCTGACCGCCTCGGTCCTGTTTCCGGATATCTCCGCGGGCGCGATCCTGGACGTCATGGCCGCCTGCGGCATCGTCGGAGTGCTGGCCGCCGGCTACTCCTTCACCCGGCGCCGCACGGGCACCAAGGAGGACCCGATCGACCGGACCGGCAAGGACGAGTGGCGGATGCCGCCGCTGCAGACCCTGACCAGGCCCACCATGTCCACCGCCCGCAAGATCGGCATGGGCGCCCTGCGCACCTACCTGCTCATCGCGATGATCCTGGTCGTCATCAAGATCGTCCAGATCGCTCTCGCCAACTGA
- a CDS encoding cupredoxin family copper-binding protein, protein MTAAALGFLSACGQSPHSTAAGDITPGPGQRQVAGMPGASEPGQAASTAPGVSPMPGVSMPVNSPKTGTADAPVTGDAVTIKNFAFSPTTLTVKAGTTVTWTNQDTDAHTVTSAGSGGPLHSPALATHATYSYRFTKPGTYSYLCTIHPFMTAKVEVTR, encoded by the coding sequence GTGACGGCAGCCGCCCTGGGCTTCCTGAGCGCGTGCGGCCAGTCCCCACACTCCACCGCGGCCGGTGACATCACCCCCGGTCCTGGTCAGCGTCAGGTGGCCGGGATGCCCGGTGCCTCCGAGCCGGGACAAGCGGCGAGCACCGCGCCCGGCGTCTCGCCGATGCCCGGCGTGAGCATGCCCGTGAACTCGCCGAAGACGGGCACGGCTGATGCGCCGGTGACCGGAGACGCCGTGACGATCAAGAACTTCGCGTTCTCCCCGACCACACTGACGGTCAAAGCCGGCACGACGGTGACGTGGACCAACCAGGACACCGACGCCCACACCGTCACCAGCGCCGGATCGGGCGGACCCCTGCACTCGCCCGCTCTGGCCACCCACGCCACCTACAGCTACCGGTTCACCAAGCCGGGCACCTACTCCTATCTCTGCACCATCCATCCCTTCATGACAGCCAAGGTGGAGGTGACCCGATGA
- a CDS encoding metallophosphoesterase, translating to MTGYRDVQDPVPGGAADQPAGEHGMTRRQLIRHAGWFGGAVVLTVAGGEVISHIAGSRGTGAEAAAVTSGALRFVQVSDSHIGFHGPANMDVVGSFTEAIDQVNMLGFRPDFVMHSGDLTHLSTTDQFDQVRQMMTRLRTDRVFTVPGEHDSIGDAGRAYRQIFGTGTLGDGWYSFDTHGVHFIALVNTLSLEKLGHLGTEQIDFVRKDLAGLSSDTPIVVFSHIPLFAMYPQWGWSTNDALKVIALLRRFSSVTCLNGHVHQLFTKTEGNITFHSATTTAYPLPKPGRAHAPTPQVVPARQLKAALGIRTVGYRQGDRQLAIKDQRLA from the coding sequence ATGACCGGGTACCGTGACGTTCAGGATCCAGTCCCGGGCGGCGCCGCCGACCAGCCCGCCGGGGAACACGGTATGACGCGACGTCAACTCATCCGCCATGCAGGATGGTTCGGCGGGGCCGTCGTGCTGACCGTGGCCGGCGGAGAGGTGATCAGCCACATCGCCGGCTCCCGGGGCACCGGCGCCGAGGCCGCCGCAGTAACCAGCGGCGCGCTGCGGTTCGTGCAGGTCTCCGACAGCCACATAGGCTTCCATGGGCCGGCGAACATGGACGTGGTCGGCTCATTCACCGAGGCGATCGACCAGGTCAACATGCTCGGCTTCCGGCCCGACTTCGTCATGCACAGCGGCGACCTGACGCATCTCTCCACGACGGACCAGTTCGACCAGGTCAGGCAGATGATGACGCGGCTGCGCACGGACCGCGTCTTCACCGTGCCCGGTGAACACGACTCCATCGGTGATGCGGGCCGCGCATACCGGCAGATCTTCGGCACCGGCACGCTCGGCGACGGCTGGTACAGCTTCGACACTCACGGAGTGCACTTCATAGCCCTGGTCAACACTCTGAGCCTGGAAAAGCTGGGCCACCTCGGCACCGAGCAGATCGACTTCGTACGCAAGGACCTGGCGGGACTGTCATCGGATACCCCGATCGTGGTCTTCAGCCACATCCCGTTGTTCGCCATGTACCCCCAGTGGGGCTGGAGCACGAACGACGCGTTGAAGGTGATCGCGCTCCTGCGCCGTTTCTCCTCGGTGACCTGTCTCAACGGACACGTCCACCAGCTGTTCACCAAGACAGAGGGCAACATCACCTTCCACTCTGCCACCACCACCGCCTACCCATTGCCAAAGCCGGGACGGGCCCACGCTCCCACTCCCCAGGTCGTGCCCGCCCGGCAGCTCAAGGCGGCGCTGGGCATTCGCACCGTGGGCTACCGCCAGGGCGACCGGCAGCTGGCGATCAAGGACCAGAGGCTGGCATGA
- a CDS encoding CBS domain-containing protein — MSTSARLRDRRVNLERRATASKTVRASLVSLAGLVGGPVTNQAGEEVGRVVDVVARLYGPDPYPPVTGLILRIGRRRTFLASDAVGKVHAGHVRLRTARVDLRDFVRRPGEVLLAKDVLDHQLVDVDGVQVTRAADLYLAPLVDRVVLVGVDVSMPTLLRRLGPRRWQARPTPERVLDWQSIAPFAEQATDGPPEVRLRASRTVLHRLRPADLADILEDLGRSERQQLLGWLEPEQAADALEEMEPAELENLLREAAPDHAARLVDEMEPDEATDALRDLTPEERENLLRRMPKGEAAELRRLLAHREGTAGGAMTTLLVTAHRDETVADVRARLAEHAEHRTEIDAVAVVDGEDRLLCDISLFDLAVAEDTSLVADLVAWLAQFGPPVTVHVDTSLADAADQLVAARASSLLVVDDVDRPIGRILADDLLDAMLPERGRLHFRRFLQ, encoded by the coding sequence ATGTCCACCTCGGCCCGTCTGCGCGACCGCCGGGTCAATCTGGAGCGCCGCGCCACCGCGTCCAAGACCGTCCGCGCCTCCCTCGTCTCGCTGGCCGGACTGGTCGGCGGACCGGTCACCAACCAGGCCGGCGAGGAGGTTGGCCGCGTCGTCGACGTCGTCGCCCGGCTGTACGGGCCGGATCCGTACCCGCCGGTCACCGGGTTGATCCTGCGCATCGGACGGCGGCGTACGTTCCTCGCCTCGGATGCCGTCGGCAAGGTGCACGCCGGGCATGTGCGGCTGCGCACCGCCCGGGTGGACCTGCGCGACTTCGTCCGTCGCCCCGGCGAGGTCCTGCTGGCCAAGGACGTACTCGACCACCAACTGGTCGACGTCGACGGCGTCCAGGTCACCCGGGCCGCCGATCTCTACTTGGCGCCGTTGGTGGACCGGGTGGTGCTGGTCGGCGTGGATGTATCGATGCCCACCCTGCTGCGGCGGCTCGGCCCCCGCCGGTGGCAGGCCCGGCCGACCCCGGAGCGCGTGCTGGACTGGCAGTCGATCGCCCCGTTCGCCGAGCAGGCCACAGACGGACCGCCCGAGGTACGCCTGCGCGCCTCCCGCACCGTGCTGCACAGACTGCGTCCCGCCGACCTCGCCGACATCCTCGAGGACCTCGGCCGCAGCGAGCGCCAGCAGCTGCTGGGCTGGCTGGAGCCGGAGCAGGCCGCCGACGCCCTGGAGGAGATGGAACCGGCCGAGCTGGAGAACCTGCTGCGTGAGGCGGCTCCCGACCACGCCGCCCGGCTGGTCGACGAGATGGAACCGGACGAGGCCACCGACGCCCTGCGCGACCTCACCCCCGAGGAGCGGGAGAACCTGCTGCGCCGTATGCCGAAGGGCGAGGCGGCGGAGCTGCGCCGGCTGCTGGCCCACAGGGAGGGCACCGCGGGCGGCGCCATGACCACCCTGCTGGTCACCGCCCACCGGGACGAGACCGTCGCCGACGTGCGGGCCCGACTGGCCGAACACGCGGAGCACCGCACGGAGATCGACGCCGTCGCCGTCGTGGACGGCGAGGACCGGCTCCTGTGCGACATCTCACTGTTCGACCTGGCGGTGGCCGAGGACACGTCGCTCGTAGCTGACCTGGTCGCATGGCTGGCCCAGTTCGGCCCGCCCGTCACCGTCCACGTCGATACGTCGCTGGCAGACGCCGCGGACCAGCTGGTCGCGGCTCGCGCCTCTTCCCTGCTGGTGGTCGACGACGTAGACCGCCCGATCGGCCGGATCCTGGCCGACGACCTGCTCGACGCGATGCTGCCCGAACGCGGGCGTCTGCACTTCCGGAGGTTCCTGCAGTGA
- a CDS encoding sigma-70 family RNA polymerase sigma factor, which produces MPWSARKRGQTADTDRSARRVSGEGAISATDEELIRALYAEHAGPLFHYALRLTSGDRQWAEDVVQETLLRAWQHPTAFEPQRGPARAWLFTVARHVVIDAHRARRARPAETGGDALERATEQTVGEDQIEQALQSWAVADAIRTLSPDHRAVLVETYYRGRTMAEAAGVLGIPLGTVKSRTYYALHALRLALQERGIEP; this is translated from the coding sequence ATGCCATGGAGTGCCCGTAAACGTGGTCAAACAGCTGATACGGATCGCTCCGCGCGCCGTGTCTCTGGTGAAGGGGCCATTTCGGCCACGGACGAAGAACTGATCCGCGCTCTGTATGCCGAGCACGCGGGTCCGCTGTTCCACTACGCGCTGCGCCTGACGTCAGGAGACCGGCAGTGGGCCGAGGATGTCGTACAGGAGACGCTGCTGCGGGCATGGCAGCACCCCACCGCGTTCGAACCCCAACGCGGTCCTGCCCGGGCCTGGCTGTTCACGGTCGCCCGGCATGTGGTCATCGACGCCCACCGGGCCCGGCGGGCCCGGCCGGCGGAGACCGGCGGCGATGCCCTGGAGCGGGCCACCGAGCAGACCGTGGGCGAGGACCAGATCGAGCAGGCACTGCAGAGCTGGGCGGTGGCCGATGCCATCCGGACTCTGTCCCCGGACCACCGCGCGGTACTGGTCGAGACGTACTACCGGGGCCGGACCATGGCGGAGGCCGCGGGCGTGCTGGGCATCCCGCTCGGCACAGTCAAGTCGCGAACGTACTACGCCCTGCATGCCCTCCGGCTTGCACTGCAGGAACGAGGCATCGAGCCATGA
- a CDS encoding MgtC/SapB family protein, producing MQALTTVDFVTRLGTGVACGALIGVERQWRARMAGLRTNALVAVGATLFVLYSEAVGDPGSPTRVASYVVSGIGFLGGGVILRDGAGVRGLNTAATLWCSAAVGVLAASGRLGLAMLGTVVVLAVHVVLRPAGRLLDRAPAAGTDPDAAVRATVHLVCEREAETHLRALLLQTLAASGLAPTGLRARREGESASLRATVTINGDVAAALEQVISRLSLEPGVSDLHWHMDDEESERERPRALA from the coding sequence ATGCAGGCCCTGACCACCGTCGACTTCGTGACCCGGCTCGGCACGGGGGTGGCATGCGGGGCGCTGATCGGTGTCGAGCGGCAGTGGCGCGCCCGGATGGCGGGCCTGCGTACCAACGCCCTGGTGGCCGTCGGCGCCACCTTGTTCGTGCTGTACAGCGAGGCCGTCGGTGACCCGGGCAGCCCGACCAGGGTGGCGTCCTACGTGGTGTCCGGGATCGGCTTCCTGGGCGGTGGTGTGATCCTGCGGGACGGGGCCGGGGTGCGGGGACTGAACACCGCTGCCACCTTGTGGTGCTCGGCCGCCGTCGGGGTGCTGGCCGCCTCCGGCCGGCTGGGCCTGGCCATGCTCGGCACCGTGGTGGTGCTGGCCGTTCATGTGGTGCTACGGCCCGCCGGGCGGCTGCTGGACCGGGCTCCGGCCGCCGGCACCGACCCCGACGCGGCCGTCCGCGCCACCGTGCACCTGGTGTGTGAGCGCGAGGCCGAGACCCACCTGCGTGCCCTGCTGCTGCAGACCTTGGCCGCCTCCGGGCTCGCCCCCACCGGGCTGCGCGCCCGCCGCGAGGGGGAGTCCGCCAGCCTGCGCGCCACCGTCACGATCAACGGCGATGTCGCCGCCGCGCTGGAGCAGGTGATCTCCCGGTTGTCACTGGAGCCGGGTGTGAGCGACCTGCACTGGCACATGGACGACGAGGAGTCCGAGCGGGAACGGCCCCGGGCGCTGGCCTGA